The nucleotide window CGCACGTTCCTGGGCGTCGCGAATGAACGCTTGCAGTTCAAGGGTGAATTGATCAAGCGAGTACTTGGGACTTGTGTTCCTCATGAATATCACGTCCATAGCCGTCAGGATTTTGTACATTCCAGGCCCAGGAATCTCTGCACATCTGCTCAATTCCATACTCAGCGCACCATCCCAAATGCTTTTTGGCCTTAGTGGGATCTGCATAGCAAAGCGCGACGTCCCCTGGACGACGCTCGACAATTCTGTATGGAATTACTTTGCCGGACACTTTCTCAAAGATCCGAACCATTTCGAGCACGCTGCACCCTTTCCCCGTACCGAGATTGTATGCGTCAATTCCGTGGCCTGTTAGCACTTTGTCTACTGCTTTCTGATGCCCTCTCGCCAGATCAACCACATGAATGTAGTCCCTGATGCCTGTTCCGTCGGGAGTCGGATAGTCCGCACCGTAAATGTTCAGTTCATCCAGCTTTCCTATTGCTACCTGAGAAATATAAGGGAGCAGATTGTTCGGCGTTCCTGCAGGATCTTCGCCAATGAGCCCGCTCGGGTGGGCGCCTATTGGGTTAAAATAGCGCAGCAGCAAAATGCTCCACGCAGAGTCCGAGCTGTACAAATCTCGCAGTATCTCCTCTATCATGAGCTTTGTGCGTCCGTAAGGATTTGTGGCGCCAAGCGGCGCATGCTCCGGTATGGGCACCACTTTCGGTACGCCATATACTGTAGCTGAGGAGCTGAACACCAGTTTCTTTACTCCGAATTTTTTCATGACTTCACACAGAATGACTGTACCCGTTACGTTATTTTCATAGTATTGCAACGGGGTCTGCACAGACTCGCCTACCGCTTTCAAGCCGGCAAGATGAACAACTGCTTCAATTGGATTCTGTTCGAATATCATCTCTATCGATGATCTGTCAAGCAAATCTGCTTTGTAAAATTGGATTCGCTTTCTGGTAATCTCCTGGACTCTCTCAAGCGACTTGGCGTTACTATTCGATAAATTATCCACCACAACAAGTTGATGCCCTGCATTTAACAGCTCTACACAGGTGTGACTCCCTATATACCCTGCTCCGCCTGTAACTAGTATGGACAATGCTTATCCCTCCATCCTTTTCACTCCTGTTACCTTTGTCTCGCTATATAAGAAGCCGAAAATAATCCAAAAGAAAGGCGCCACGGAAACTACGCTTATGTTGAAGACGGCTTGAATCAAATATCCTGCTGTGCTGGCGAGCAAACCGCAGTGAAAGATTTGGTTTGCGCCCTCTGAGGTTCTGACCTTTTGGACGCCTTTCTTGAAGACCATCCCCAAAATCAGCAGATAGAGCAGAAGCGCCGGTACGCCCATCGTCAGCGCAATTTGCAAATAATCGTTATTCATGTCGTGGATGGGGGTACGAATATAGGTCGAATAGTCTGGATCAACACCCGGATGAAAAACATGTTGAAACGTATTCGGCCCGGAGCCAGTCCAAAAGTAAGCTTCAATTAGAGGAATCGCTGTTTGCCAGATATACCATCTGGAGGCTCCTGCCCAATTTCTGTCGGCATCTGCCACAATTATATGAGTATCGTGCCAAATGCTTTGAGCTCGTTCCCAATAGGTATTCTGAGACAGTCCGTTCAGCACGATCAGTACGAGGAAGAGAGTGACGATGCCAAGCATGCCTTTTTTCCACAGCCCCTTCCTCGTTCTGGCGAACAAGAGCAGAAATACGCTTAATCCCGCCGCAATACCCACCCAAGCGCTTCGTGTTTCGGAATGCAGCGACGCTGCGATGAGTATGCCGAACAACAGCAAATACATGAATGCGGCCGATTTCTTGGCAGCCATCAAAAAAAAGGTAAAGGCCAGCAGTGAGGCCATGACCAAATAGGAACCAAAGTAATCCGGATTGTCGAAAAAGGAAAAGCTTCGATTGGCAAAGTGATGGTTCATATGATCCTGCGGAAAAATAGCAAAACCATAATATTGAGCAATCCCATAACATGCACAAACCAAAGAGCTTGCCGCCATATACTGCAGGACTTTGCTCTGATCGAGCACAGACATGCGGGATGCATGCATAAACAGCGCAACATATGTACCCATGATGACGATTCCCTGATGCTGCGTGCGATCGCCAATTAGTGAAGGGTAATCGGAATTTAAAGTAGAAAAACCGATTAAGAGCAGCAAGGCAACCATCAGCCACTCCATCGGTTTTGGTTTCAACTTTCCATATTTGTACTGTGTCAGCAGCGACCATACGTGCATCCAGCCGAGCAGGATGACAAATCCTATTAAATAATAGGCTTTGACATTCGTATAATAATCCCCCTGACCCCAAGGATAAATTAGAAACGGGTAGAAAAAACAAAACCACTGTAAAACGGAAACACGTTTGCTCCTCATTCCTATGATCCCACGCAGTCTTCTATTATGGAGTGATGTAACTTCTTACGCATTTGCTTCCTGTACTCGCTTCAGCTTTCGGCGGCGCAAGGAAAATCGCTGCGCCAAAGCCAGTATAAATGCCCGCAGTTCGGCAGACATCGTCCATTTTTTCAACATCACAAAGCACAGCAGATAGACCAAAAATACAAAAACAGCCGTCACAACACAGATAAGCAAAGGATTGTTCAAGGTTATAAACAACGGATCGGCTTGCATGACAGCTGCAATCGCAATTGTACTATAGATCAGCGAAGGAACGATCGTTCTGAGCAGATCCGCCATGCTGATGCGAACCAGGTACATACACAATCCCGTCAACAAAATATAATTGACTGTGAAGGCAACAGTAACGCCGGATGCCACACCTGCCAAGCCATAGAAATGCCCCAGGTATGCGCCGGCTACAACAAAAAGCGCATAGATCACCTGAATCAGCGCTCCCTGATAGACCTTCCCCATCGCTCTCACCAATGATTCGCTGAGCTTATAGCCGGTTCTGAAAAAGAGACCAATGATCAGCATCCTGAATGGAAGTACAGCATCCAGCCAGTTCTCCCCCAGAAAAAACACGATCATTTCTTCCGCTCGAATAAAAGCCGCTATTGCGATCGGAGCTGTTATAAAAGCAATCGTTCCCGTGCCATTAAGAAAGACCTGCTTTAATTTCTTTTTATCTCCGTTATTCTGGGATAGAAGAGGGAACAGCACCTGGTCAAGCGTTTCTCCAACAAGATTGACCGGGTACATGAGCAGCTGTTGGGCTCTGGTGTACAGTCCCAGCTCTGACTTGCCCATCAATTTGTTAATGACAAAGGAGTCGCCGCGGGTAGCCAAATAATTGAAAAACCTGGCCAATGTAAATCCTCCGCCGAAATGCAGCAGCTTGCCTGCCGATTCTTTATGGATCTTGAACTTCACTGGTACAGGTTCCAGGATTAAGAACAATACGCTTACCAGCAGGGCTTGCAACAGGTTCGCATAGACAAGCGCCCAGGGACCAAATTGCATAAAAGCCAACGATATCGCTGCTCCACCGTAAAAGATTATGGATATGCTCCTGACGACAGAGATCCGTTTAAACCTGCACTTTTTCTGGCTAAGTGCCTGCGACAAGCTGGCGAGGCTGTTCAGGATAAATACAAACGAAAATACGCGCAGCATCACGATATCCGAGATGCTGAACAGCTTCACCAGCGGAATGGCCAATATGTTGATCACAATAAATACAAAAATGCCAAACAGTATATTCAAGGTATTTCCAGTTATAATGTCATCTTTGCTGATATCTGCTTTCTGGACTATGGCAGGGCCTACGCCAAACATCCAGAACAATTCCGCCAAACCGATGAGGATGGTTAGGGCTACGACCTCACCATAGTCAGCTGGGGACAACAAACGCGCCAAGAAGTAGGTGATGACCAATTGCGCACAGTAGTTGAGAATCGTCATCATCCCCATCCAAAACACACCGGAGAATCCTGTGTCAAAATTGCTCTTTGTACGCATGAGTCGGCAAGCCCCATTTCTTATTCTCTTTTGGTGTCTTCTGCAAAACGATGACACTGCCGAAGCAGATAAACAACTGTATAAAATACAGATTGTAGGACACTACGCCCATTTCGAATGGAAGCAGGCAAATCATAAAGGCCAGGAAAAAATCCCTCAATTTGCTATTGTCATTTTTCATAAGCCACAGCTTGCAAATCAGAAACATATAAAACGAGTAGTAGAGGATGAACCCCATTACGCCATAATTTACTAGCATTTCAATAAAGTTGTTATGCGAATAAACATACCTGCCGTAAGCATCGCCAAACAAAATTTTGAAGTTATCGGTACCATATCCCGTAATCGGACGTTCCTTGAAAAAATCGATTCCATAATCCATCATATACTGTCTTTCCATATCGCCATTCAGCACATTCTGGTTATCTCCGGTTAGCAAATCCAGAAAGCCTGCCATTCGGTAGCCAATGGTATCGTAAAACAATGGAACCGAGAAGATCAGCCAGAAAACAGAACTGATAACAAGAGCAAATAACACGGTATACCGGATCACTCTATTTCTGCCATCCGCGTCTTTCTTCAGGATGAGAAGCAAATAAAAGAAAAGTGCCGGAACCAGGATGTATTTCCTTCCTCCCGACAGAAACAACGTGTATACCTGTGTCATAATGATAAACAGATAGGCCGCTCTCTTTATGCCCTGGCTGTACAAAGAAAGCCATATGGAACAGATGAGCGAAAGCATCATGAGGTTGGCAAATATGTTGGCATTGCCGAACAAGCTTTCACCGAGCCTTTCATCCACAAAGAGCTGATCTCTCCATAACAGCACAGTAAACAGAAGAAATCCGGAAAGCGAAAAGCAAACCAGCACGTTCTTGATATCCATACTGTCTCTAAGAATGGATGTGATGGCTACAGCTAACCCCAAGACGACAATCATGCTGTACAAGCCCGCTAGCGCAACATTGGCGTTATAGGCATATGTGGTTGAAAACAGCGAGATCGCAAGGAATAGTACATACCAGATGAGATAATGGTTGATATGAAATCTTTTGGTATAAAAAATAGTCAGGATACTCACAGCCAGCAACATATACAGACTTAGGCTGTGCAGTCTTGGATCCACGATGGAGGGCTGGCCGATATAGGACAATACGATATACACATAGACAAAGCCTATGCCCATGTTTCTAACGCTCACCGATGTTCGATTTAGCAATTCACCCGGCATGCTTCTCACCTAGTATCTGATTAATGTAATCCTCCCACATCTCTTGGATTTTCGATGGGTGGAACCGCTCCGTTATGTTTCTGGCTTGCAATCCAAGGTCTTGACGCGCTTGTTCGTTCTCTATTAAATAAATGACGGATTGAGCCACCCCGTCCACATCCCCTCTTGGAACCAATATGCCGTTTTTCTTGTTCTCAATAAGCAGCCTGGCTCCGCCCGGACTGCAATCCGTCGCAATGACCGGCAGCCCTGCCGCCATTGCTTCGATTAAAGCGTTGGGAATACCTTCATAGTCGGATGTAAGCACAAACATAAGAGCTGTACTTATCCTCTCGCTTATATTGCTCACCATTCCTTCAAACCGCACATGTCCGACAAGATTCAATTTTTCGACCATCTCGCGCACTCGCTGTTCATCAGGGCCATCCCCATAGAACACAAGCGTCATATCCGGGTACCGATCTACTACTTTGCGAAAAGCCTGCACCATGATATCCTGACGTTTCTGCACCATTTCAAATCTGGCGACAAAAGCGATTTCCCGATGCTTCTGCTTGCTGTGCACCGTCTGTTCCACTATAACCGGATTCGGTATGATGCTGCCCCGAGACCTGATCTTGCTGTTGAAGAAGTCCCTGGCCCCTTCAGTTTGAAATACCCATCCATCGGCGAAGCGATACATGTAAGAACGGAAATTCTCAAATACCCCCTTATATTGGTACGGGTCGCCTCTCTCGGAAATCACGACAGGGACTGCGCTTCCTGAAAGCTTGGCTAATATGGTTAACAGATTCGGATAATTCAAAAACGAAATGACCATGCTCGGCTTCTCCCGTTTGATGACTTTCCGGATCTGAAAAAGCTGGATCAGTCTTCTTACTCCCCTTGTCCGGGCTATCCTTTCCTCGGTTATGTGCCTGATGTCTGGATGCAAAGGGTAATGTCGGGACGTATCTTCATAGGTATACACCAATACCTGGTACCCCCGCTCCGCCAGGGCATTTGCTGTGAAAGTCAGCATCTTTTCTGCCCCGCCGTATCCCAGCCTATGGATGATAAATAAAATCGTCTTTTTTCTCTCCACACTCCTACACCCCTGCCCTAATCCCAAACTCCCTTATAATTTTGAAGAGGGTGGTGAACTTGATTTTGCGTGCCTTCACTCCCCTGGTGTGCACTCTAAACAGTTGCAGGCTTTTCGCAAAGCCCCCTTCAACCTTTCTTAAATACAAGTACCACCGTACAAGGAAAACAGCGAATAACACAGGTCTAAGAATTCCCGGATACAAGAGATACTTGGAGCCCAACAACCCTGCAAGTTCCAGGCAAAGCACATTCCCCCTTTGCTCGGAATCTGCTCTCCACTTATCCACGATCGGCTTGTGGATCGCCACGACATCGGGAGCGTAAACATTATAATAAGCCTTATCCAAGATAATTAGGGACGGACATATTTCCTCAAACCCATATGCCTTGTAAAGATAAGGCATCATGTTCCCGAACACGCTCTTCCGCAAAAAATGACTGCCGCCATGAAAATCGTAGATGGAAGCATATCCGTCAATGACCGTTGTTTTTGACTTTCTTACCTCGCGGTTCTTCTGCAAGCATTCATCCCATACCCTCGTGGAAACCGTTCCTACTTGGGTATTTCGATCAAGATATGCGACCGTCTGAACAAAAAAACGGTCTTGGCTGTTCTCATCGATTACTGCGTCGTCATCCAAGAAGTAGAGGTACTCTCCGTTAGACAGTTTATAGCCCTCATTGCGGCCGCCGCCCGGACCAACATTCTCCTCCAAGTATTGGTAAATATAGGTGTGTCCCCTGCCTTCATGTGCAAATAAGGAATGGATGCTTTCGCCGGTTCCATCTGCAGAGGCATTGTCGATGATGACAAACTCCGTCTTTTCCGGCAGCTTGCAAGCCATACAACTCCTTAGCGCTTCGATTACTTGATCTTTTCGGTTCATCGTAACAACAATGATGGAGAGTTTCATGTTCTCGTTCATTTCCTGTCCTGCCCTCTCTTATTCTGGATTCCTTGCTCGGACTGCGCTACTTGACAAGCGCTCCCTTCAGGTTGCTGTTCAATAGCTTCTGGCAAGCCTTTACCATAAACGCATACTTGCTCTTGATTGAACTTTCTCTGTATGAAATCCATTTGTCGTGGTAGTAGACAAACTGTTCGTGACCGAACAATTCAGCCATCACATACAATTGCGCAATGTGCAGGTTATGATAGAACGGACTTGCAATGGTCCCCTTGGTGTTGTAATTGGTCCAATAGCCCCTGTCGAACAGGTGCAATTGTTCAGCCATGGTATGAACCGTTGTGTTCAGCAGGTCGCGATAGCCGGCGTCCTTCGTTGAGAGGCAGTAATCATACAGGCCAAATGCGGCGAATATCCAGCCGTTCAGCACGGTTGATTGTCCTTTCCCGATGTACTCCTCCAGGATTATGCCGCCGTCCTTATACGCGGCGGTCCCTCCATTCTCAATGGGACGCAGCATAAAGTCGATCGCGCTTTTGGCGCATTCCATATATGTAAGCTCGTTTGTCAGGGCATACCCCCTTAGGAGCAGTGATGCCCCCTCGCCCTGAGCCATAGCGGATACAGCTGACAACTCAGGGCTGCCCACATATCCGAATGTGTCCCATGAACCATTGGCGGCCTGATTGTTGACGCTCCATTCCAGCGCGCTTCGGAAGCAGGCCAGAAAGCGCTCTTCATTCGTCTCCAAATACAAATCATATGCCCCTAGCCCGTATTGAAAAATAGAGATAGGGAAGTAAATCCACTCCCCAGATGTCTTCATATTTATAGGGACGCCTGCCGAATCAAGTATGGTGTTCTCCGAAACTTTCCCTCTCAAATCATTGTAGTAGCCTCTAACCGCTGTTGTGGAATAATACAAGCCGGCATTTTGATCTACATGAAAGACGCTGTTGCCGGCAAGCATTTTGCTCCACTTCGTCAACATGTACATAAATCGATGAATCATTGGGCTTGATTCCTTTCGCCATACAATTTTCTGCCTTCGTTACTGGAGGTGCTATCCTCCCTGTCAATAACCGCAAGAAAATGTTCGATCACATGGTCCGGATGATAGCGTTGGTACTCTTTCACGCAGTTCCCCTTCAATGCCAAGACCAATTCAGGATTTTGCAGAATCCGCAGCAGTTCTTCCTTCAAGCTGTTCGCACGATGGTCATAAATATAGCCTGTAACCTCGTCTTTCACAATTTCCTTGTTATACTTCCAATCTGTAGCCAATACCGGCAGTCCCGATGCCAAGCAGTCAAGCAAGGTTCCTGCAAACCCTTCCCCCGGGAAATAGGTAGGGAACAGCATCAGGAAATAGTCCTTCAGGACATTGACGGATTGATCATAGGCAACAATCCCGCGATATTGTACGTCCTCCCCGGATTGCCCTAATACAGATTGGAATCGGCTATTGTACCCTTCTTCGATCGCTCCGTAAATATCCAGGGTATATACGGTTCTCCCCATCAGAAGATTCACTTGAGTTACCGCATCAATAGCTTCCTCAATCCCTTTTTCTTTCATCACTCTCGAAAAGGTACACAGCTTATAGGGAGGATGGTGGTCGTACACTAGTTCATGCTCGGCAATTAGGGGAAGCCGCTTGAAATTGGGCATATAATAAGCGTTCGCAAAGCCCAGCTCCTCGAGACCTGCAATCATGGCAGCACTCTCCACATGAATCGTCTCCAGTCTCTTGGCGAATGGCACAAGCGCTTTTCGCTTTTTTAGGTATCCGACCAGCCAGCCGCCTATTACGACGTAATGGATTTTTCTCCTGTACAGCATATTGAGCAGTACAAACAGCGGCAAAAATACCAGTATGCCTTTATAGGCAGGCATGATCACAATATGTTTGCATGTGCGAATCAACTGTATGCATTGCACAATTAGCTGAATCGGCCTTTTCGTCCAATTATGCGTATCCACAACTTGGACTTCATCGTTCAATTTTCCGTTAAGCTCCTCTATCAGCATTCTAGTTTTAATCGTTTGGCCATCAGCCATCGACAACCCTCTCGCCACGTGGCCTACAATTCCGATGTTCCTCATTTTCCCCACCCTGCTTCATCGCATGATGTGCAGCTCGCCGTTTTTCAGCCAGTCTGCAAACTGTTCGAGTCCTTCATGAATCTCTATTTCCGGCTCATAACCCAGCAGCTTTCGGGACCTGGTAATATCGGCCCATGTCTGTGGTACGTCCCCCATCTGTTCGGGAAGCCGCTGCCATCTCGCTTCGCAGCGCAAGGCGCTTTCAAGAAGCTGGACTAAATCGATTAGCCTGACAGGTCTGTCGTTCCCCAAATTAAATACCTCGTATCCTGAGGTTTGATAATGAATAGCTGCCTTGATCCCCTTGACGATGTCGGATATGTAAGTGTAATCCCGGCAAGTAGAGCCGTCGCCGAAAATGGGAATCACTTCACGCTGCAGCATGTTCTTAGCAAATTTGTGGATGGCCAAATCCGGCCTTTGGCGAGGTCCGTATACGGTGAAGAATCGGAGTGCCACAATTGGCAATCCATAACAATTATTGTAGCTTGTGCAAATGGCTTCTCCTGCCGCTTTCGTTGCCCCATAAGGCGAAGCCGACCTTAATATAGGGTCTTCCTCGGAGAAGGGGACTTTATCATTCAAACCATACACAGAACTCGATGAAGCAAAAATAAATTTTTGTACGCCGCTGGCCACACTTGCATCCAACACGTTTGCAGTCCCGTTAATATTGACTTCGATGTAAGCCTGAGGATCTTGCAACGATGGGCGTACACCGGCTTTTGCAGCCAAGTGAATGACTACCTCCGGGGATTTTTCTTTGAAAATTTCGAATATTATATCCCTGCTTCGGATGTCCGCTTCGATGAATTGAAAGTTAGGCGATTGCAAATGGCCGGCGATGTTCGATTCCTTGATGCTTCTTGGGTAAAAAGGGTCAAAGTTATCTATTGCAATCACATTGTGCTGATCGTTCAATAGCGCATCTACTAAATGACTGCCAATAAAACCGGCGCCGCCTGTAACTAAAAATTTCATGATTCCTCTCTCCTAACGAAAAATCTTCTGTCTATCGGGACAACCCTCTTACATCCCCTTCATTCTTGTACATTTCGGTTGCTGGCTTGTTGAAATTCTTTAGCTTCATCAAGTATTGCACCGGTTCCAGTACGGCATCGATCGGGGAGTTCAACACAGCCAGACATGCATGCAGAGCAAAGACGAAGTGCATGTTGCTTCTTCGTGCCGTTATCGCCATGACAGCATGATGTCTGAATCGTATGAACATCTTTTCTCGCCATGTAAATCTGGAGAAGTATTGTTTCTTGAATTGAATCATTTCTTTTTCGCCGTCGAGCTTGTTTATACCGTTTGAAATTCTCTCCCCGCTATGTACATACTGAACGACCTCGCAAATTGGCAGGTAGCCGATCTTCAGACTTTTTTCAATAGAGTGGAGCATCAGCATAAATTCTTGCCCCATCCTCACTTGTTGAAAACCGCCAATCTTCCTCAGGGCCTCTTGTCTGAACATGAAAGTGGACGTTCCTGTAATGTGCCGCATCAGATGAGCTTTTAATAATGCTGATTGATTAAAATCTTTAATGAATGTAAAGTCTCTGTAGTCGATCAACTTGTCCTCTGTGTTATGAACGCGCAGATTCGTAAACGTCAGATCATACTCATTGCTCTCCATAAATGCCAGTTGCCTGGATATTTTCTCAGGCAAATATTTATCATCATCATCCAAGAACGAAATGTAATCACCGGAAGCGCGTGCGATCCCCTCATTGCGGGCCAGCCCGCCGCCCAAATTCTTTTTGTTTTTCACGTAAACGACTCTTTGGTCATTCTCGTAGGACTCCATGAATTGCTCAATCTCTCCTCGAAAAGGAGAGTCAGCGGGATTGTCATCCACAATAACCAACTCGATGTTCTCGTATGTTTGACTCAGAACGGATTCTAGGGCACGTTTCAAGAAGTGACCAGGTCTTTTATACGTTGGAATCACGACACTTACTTTCGGGTTCATATTTCCTCTCCACCATTCCGTTTTGTCATTACCGAATGTTTTTCTTCAGTGTGAAAGATTATCTGGCGCCGTCCCCAGTGATGACAACTTTTACTGTTTTTAGAATTATTTTAACATCCATCCAAAATGAAAAATGTTCAATGTACTCCAAATCCAATGCAAGCTTTTGCTGCGGCGTAATATCGTAACCGCCATTTACTTGGGCCCATCCGGTAATGCCTGGTTTGACCTGTTGCCTATCCTTGAAACCGGGTATTTCCCGAGCAAATTGCTCCACGAATACGGGCCGTTCCGGCCTGGGACCGATGAAGCTCATGTCCCCTTTCAGCACGTTAATAAATTGCGGAAGTTCGTCAATACGAGTGTTGCGGATAAACTTCCCGATTTTTGTAATTCTCGCATCGTTCTTCTCCGCCCACTTCGCGCCATTCTTCTCCGCATCTTTTACCATGGAACGCAGCTTGTAAATTCTGAAAACCTTGCCGTGCAGGCCTACTCTTTCTTGGGCGAACAATATCGGTCCCGGTGACTCCAGTTTTATTAGTATGGAAAACAAAATCATAATCGGCATAGAAAGGGTTAATCCGATAACCGCGATCAAACAATCAAAGACTCTTTTGGCATCCACATATATTTGGCTCGCTCTAGGAAGTCTTGGCCTCGCCTCTTGAACGGAAACAGTGCTTTTAACGATTAACCTATCTTGCCTATCCATAGAACTCACAATTACAACCTCCTGTACCACCCAAGGGAATGTTACATTTTGTATCGGTAACTTCAAAAAATTTTTCATTCTTGGCGCATGATCACATTCAGTTTGATTTAGTAAGAAACCACTGCTTACATCTTCTGCAAAACCAGAGAACTGGCCGCAGCGGAAAGTAGAGTATAGACAAGGATTCCGGAAGTGCCAGCATTTCCTTGTCCCTCGCTTTTGGAACGAACAGTTCCAGCACGTGCTTTACTTTTTGCCTCGGCGATTTTATGGTGTACCTGTACTTACTGACATTTTCACCGCTAATAGACTGCAGAGCGAGATTTGCCAGCATTACCGAACGTTTGTCTTCCTTCAGCCTTTCCGCATGCTTGATGGGAGTCCCCAGCAATCTACTGGCTAACAAGAGCGTATGGTCTTTCAGATGAGTGAACTTAAATTCATGCAAACGATCATTGATTTCTCTCCAGTCGAGGTCATGTTTCAGCATGTGGTCCAGGTCATCCAGCCAGCGAAGGCGAAACCATCCATGTCTTGCTCCGTGCGTGAGCAAATAGAAAAATAAGTCCTCATCGCCCAAGCAGTAAACCGGGAATGTCGTAATCGCACTTTTCTGCCTTCGGCTCCATAGCTCTGAAAAATCCGGCTCCCTACCCGTCTCCCGATTTAATCGCCAATGCAGCTCAATCTCAGCGTTGCTTTGAACATGTCTATAGGTTAAGTGATGATCCTTCTTTCTATCTTTTTTCTTTT belongs to Xylanibacillus composti and includes:
- a CDS encoding glycosyltransferase family 4 protein, coding for MRNIGIVGHVARGLSMADGQTIKTRMLIEELNGKLNDEVQVVDTHNWTKRPIQLIVQCIQLIRTCKHIVIMPAYKGILVFLPLFVLLNMLYRRKIHYVVIGGWLVGYLKKRKALVPFAKRLETIHVESAAMIAGLEELGFANAYYMPNFKRLPLIAEHELVYDHHPPYKLCTFSRVMKEKGIEEAIDAVTQVNLLMGRTVYTLDIYGAIEEGYNSRFQSVLGQSGEDVQYRGIVAYDQSVNVLKDYFLMLFPTYFPGEGFAGTLLDCLASGLPVLATDWKYNKEIVKDEVTGYIYDHRANSLKEELLRILQNPELVLALKGNCVKEYQRYHPDHVIEHFLAVIDREDSTSSNEGRKLYGERNQAQ
- a CDS encoding NAD-dependent epimerase/dehydratase family protein: MKFLVTGGAGFIGSHLVDALLNDQHNVIAIDNFDPFYPRSIKESNIAGHLQSPNFQFIEADIRSRDIIFEIFKEKSPEVVIHLAAKAGVRPSLQDPQAYIEVNINGTANVLDASVASGVQKFIFASSSSVYGLNDKVPFSEEDPILRSASPYGATKAAGEAICTSYNNCYGLPIVALRFFTVYGPRQRPDLAIHKFAKNMLQREVIPIFGDGSTCRDYTYISDIVKGIKAAIHYQTSGYEVFNLGNDRPVRLIDLVQLLESALRCEARWQRLPEQMGDVPQTWADITRSRKLLGYEPEIEIHEGLEQFADWLKNGELHIMR
- a CDS encoding glycosyltransferase family 2 protein, which produces MNPKVSVVIPTYKRPGHFLKRALESVLSQTYENIELVIVDDNPADSPFRGEIEQFMESYENDQRVVYVKNKKNLGGGLARNEGIARASGDYISFLDDDDKYLPEKISRQLAFMESNEYDLTFTNLRVHNTEDKLIDYRDFTFIKDFNQSALLKAHLMRHITGTSTFMFRQEALRKIGGFQQVRMGQEFMLMLHSIEKSLKIGYLPICEVVQYVHSGERISNGINKLDGEKEMIQFKKQYFSRFTWREKMFIRFRHHAVMAITARRSNMHFVFALHACLAVLNSPIDAVLEPVQYLMKLKNFNKPATEMYKNEGDVRGLSR
- a CDS encoding sugar transferase, with product MDRQDRLIVKSTVSVQEARPRLPRASQIYVDAKRVFDCLIAVIGLTLSMPIMILFSILIKLESPGPILFAQERVGLHGKVFRIYKLRSMVKDAEKNGAKWAEKNDARITKIGKFIRNTRIDELPQFINVLKGDMSFIGPRPERPVFVEQFAREIPGFKDRQQVKPGITGWAQVNGGYDITPQQKLALDLEYIEHFSFWMDVKIILKTVKVVITGDGAR
- a CDS encoding nucleotidyltransferase domain-containing protein, giving the protein MVKTVDLDACSKELAFLFAILGFENNPGRLEQLMRNEQELDWEQFLVLVDHHRVYPVVYATLKKIEHHIVPPHILSALHTRYSQNTFRMLYLTGEMERISRALSDAGVHLLMMKGPVLAHKLYGDLSLRTSKDLDVLVPPHMAEAADHVLTSQGYVSLENKKKKDRKKDHHLTYRHVQSNAEIELHWRLNRETGREPDFSELWSRRQKSAITTFPVYCLGDEDLFFYLLTHGARHGWFRLRWLDDLDHMLKHDLDWREINDRLHEFKFTHLKDHTLLLASRLLGTPIKHAERLKEDKRSVMLANLALQSISGENVSKYRYTIKSPRQKVKHVLELFVPKARDKEMLALPESLSILYFPLRPVLWFCRRCKQWFLTKSN